The following coding sequences are from one Leishmania braziliensis MHOM/BR/75/M2904 complete genome, chromosome 36 window:
- the TAT gene encoding tyrosine aminotransferase yields MTTDTQTSPAAQALKVSNSTGSLTEEGRRELQQQRMAENATFRRITSSKHAQNTLQPVNDLTNSLKPSSSTKSNLRLSIGDPTVDGNLKTPEIVTRAVMEVVSSGKFNGYPPTSGTSHLRQAISTYWRRFCQTKSRQEELQWENVIVTSGVSQAILLALTALCEVGDNILVGAPAFSHYKSVCDSYGFECRYYTLDPSKNWECDLNEAAGLVDDRTKAFVIINPSNPCGSNFSRAHVNEVIEFCEHRQIPLISDEIYAEMVLNNGIFTSVADFDTNLPRLILGGTAKYQVCPGWRVGWSILVDPMNVAADWNLGMERLAQLICGANSICQEAIARTLLECPASYTADIVSQLEVGAKVYNRLLEHDIGISFDPPQASMFVMLKVDLSYFKDLNSDTEFYEKLLDEENVQVLPGEIFGMSGFIRSTISRPPEVLSEAVDRIIEFCERHKK; encoded by the coding sequence ATGACGACCGATACCCAGACTTCGCCTGCTGCCCAAGCCTTGAAGGTCAGCAACTCCACGGGGTCCCTCACTGAAGAGGGGCGtcgcgagctgcagcagcagcgcatggcTGAAAACGCGACCTTTCGCCGTATCACATCATCGAAGCATGCCCAGAATACCCTGCAGCCGGTCAACGACTTGACCAACAGCCTGAAGCCTTCAAGCTCCACAAAGTCGAACCTGCGTCTCTCCATTGGCGACCCCACCGTTGATGGCAACCTCAAGACCCCCGAGATCGTGACGAGGGCGGTGATGGAGGTGGTGAGCTCCGGTAAGTTCAACGGCTACCCCCCGACGAGCGGCACCAGCCACTTGCGCCAGGCGATCTCGACGTACTGGCGCCGCTTCTGCCAAACCAAATCTCGACAGGAGGAGTTGCAGTGGGAGAACGTAATCGTCACATCCGGTGTGTCGCAAGCCATTTTACTCGCCCTCACGGCACTGTGTGAGGTGGGCGACAACATCCTCGTCGGTGCGCCAGCGTTTTCTCACTACAAGAGCGTTTGCGATAGCTACGGCTTCGAGTGCCGCTACTATACTCTGGACCCCTCGAAGAACTGGGAGTGCGACCTCAACGAGGCGGCCGGCTTGGTGGATGACCGCACTAAGGCATTTGTTATCATCAACCCGTCCAATCCATGCGGCAGCAACTTCTCCCGTGCACACGTAAACGAGGTCATCGAATTTTGCGAGCACCGCCAAATCCCTCTCATCAGTGACGAGATCTACGCTGAGATGGTGCTGAACAACGGCATCTTCACGTCTGTCGCCGACTTCGATACGAACCTGCCGCGTCTCATCCTGGGCGGCACGGCCAAGTACCAGGTCTGCCCCGGCTGGCGTGTGGGCTGGTCTATTCTGGTTGACCCGATGAACGTTGCGGCGGACTGGAATCTCGGCATGGagcgcctcgcgcagctcatCTGTGGGGCCAACTCTATCTGCCAGGAAGCCATTGCGCGGACCTTGCTCGAATGCCCGGCATCCTACACCGCGGACATCGTCTCCCAGCTGGAAGTTGGCGCCAAGGTCTACAACCGCCTGCTTGAGCACGACATTGGCATCTCCTTCGACCCCCCGCAAGCTTCCATGTTCGTGATGCTCAAGGTGGACCTCAGCTACTTTAAGGATTTGAATTCGGACACGGAATTCTACGAGAAGCTGCTGGACGAGGAGAATGTGCAGGTGCTTCCAGGCGAGATCTTTGGTATGAGCGGATTCATCCGTTCAACGATATCCCGCCCACCGGAAGTGTTAAGTGAGGCAGTCGACCGCATCATCGAGTTCTGCGAGCGCCACAAGAAGTAA